One window of the Chryseobacterium sp. CY350 genome contains the following:
- the deoC gene encoding deoxyribose-phosphate aldolase — MNIAQYLDSTYLKTPLQANLSEEETFAKVIDLVKVAIDNGIFAVMIRPDYVSAVRNFIKQNNSDVVLGTVIGFHEGTYSVTEKFTEALKAIEDGADELDFVINYSAYLKGDLDIVKDEFLQCTKLCINHHKVAKWIIEIAALTDEQIADLTKKISCWAEENFSQNDWSKIFVKSSTGFYETKDGKPNGATFEGIKLMLDNAGKLPVKAAGGVRTPEDAEKMINLGVKRIGTSSALALIKDESSTEGY; from the coding sequence ATGAATATTGCCCAATATCTAGATTCCACATATTTAAAAACGCCATTGCAGGCCAATTTATCAGAGGAAGAAACATTCGCTAAGGTTATAGATCTTGTAAAAGTTGCCATTGATAACGGTATTTTTGCTGTGATGATACGTCCGGATTATGTTTCCGCTGTCAGAAATTTTATTAAGCAAAATAATTCAGATGTGGTGTTGGGAACAGTGATTGGCTTCCACGAAGGCACATATTCTGTTACTGAAAAATTTACAGAAGCACTGAAAGCTATCGAAGACGGTGCAGACGAGTTAGACTTCGTGATCAATTATTCTGCATATCTGAAAGGAGATCTAGATATTGTAAAAGATGAATTTTTGCAATGCACAAAACTGTGTATCAATCATCACAAAGTTGCGAAATGGATTATTGAGATCGCAGCTCTTACGGATGAGCAAATTGCAGACTTAACTAAAAAAATTTCCTGTTGGGCAGAGGAAAATTTTTCTCAAAATGATTGGTCTAAAATTTTTGTGAAATCTTCCACAGGTTTTTACGAAACTAAAGATGGAAAACCAAACGGAGCAACATTTGAAGGTATTAAATTGATGCTCGACAATGCCGGAAAACTTCCCGTAAAAGCTGCTGGCGGAGTAAGAACTCCCGAAGATGCCGAAAAAATGATTAATCTCGGTGTTAAACGGATAGGAACTTCCTCAGCGTTAGCTTTAATTAAAGATGAATCTTCTACGGAAGGATATTAA
- a CDS encoding Lrp/AsnC ligand binding domain-containing protein codes for MKNSTSTSYHLDPLDKEIIYMLMDNTKSSLAYISKQVGISTTAVHQRIKKLEHAGVIENSISFLNPKKIGYKVVSYIGMFLDQPSHYNEVIKALKEINEVVEAHYTTGNYTIFLKVLCKDNDHLMEILNKLQKMKGVTRTETFISLEQGINRQLKV; via the coding sequence ATGAAAAACTCAACAAGTACAAGCTATCATTTAGACCCGTTAGATAAAGAGATTATCTACATGCTGATGGATAATACCAAAAGTTCGTTAGCCTACATTTCAAAACAGGTGGGGATCTCTACCACGGCGGTGCACCAGAGAATTAAAAAACTGGAGCATGCAGGTGTAATAGAAAATTCTATTTCATTTCTGAATCCAAAAAAAATAGGGTACAAAGTAGTTTCGTACATCGGAATGTTTCTGGATCAGCCAAGCCATTACAATGAAGTAATAAAAGCTTTGAAGGAGATTAATGAGGTGGTAGAAGCACATTACACAACAGGTAATTATACAATTTTCCTTAAAGTCCTTTGTAAAGACAATGATCATTTAATGGAAATTCTTAATAAACTTCAGAAAATGAAAGGTGTTACAAGAACGGAAACTTTCATCTCATTGGAGCAAGGTATTAACAGACAGTTGAAAGTTTAA
- the trmD gene encoding tRNA (guanosine(37)-N1)-methyltransferase TrmD: protein MRIDIISVLPELMESPFRTSILKRAVDKGLVEVHFHQLRNWSVNKHRQIDDEPYGGGAGMVMMIEPIDKCISELKSQREYDEVIYLTPDGITLNQKIANTLSIKNNLIFLCGHYKGIDQRLRDLHITKEISIGDYVLTGGELAACVLADSVIRLLPGVLNDEQSALTDSFQDDLLSPPIYTRPESYKGLEVPKILLSGNSGKIEEWRHDEALRITQEKRPDLLK, encoded by the coding sequence ATGAGAATTGATATAATAAGTGTGCTGCCGGAATTGATGGAAAGTCCGTTCAGAACTTCTATTCTGAAAAGAGCAGTAGATAAAGGTTTGGTAGAAGTACACTTTCATCAGCTGAGAAACTGGTCGGTTAACAAACACAGACAGATTGATGATGAACCTTACGGCGGCGGCGCAGGAATGGTAATGATGATTGAGCCGATAGATAAATGTATATCTGAATTAAAATCGCAAAGAGAATATGATGAAGTAATTTATTTAACGCCCGACGGAATTACACTTAATCAAAAAATAGCAAACACACTTTCAATAAAAAATAATCTGATCTTCCTTTGTGGTCATTATAAAGGTATTGATCAGAGATTGAGAGATCTGCATATTACAAAAGAAATTTCTATAGGCGATTATGTACTTACTGGAGGAGAATTGGCAGCCTGCGTTTTGGCAGATTCTGTTATTCGATTGCTTCCCGGAGTTCTAAATGATGAGCAAAGTGCTTTAACAGACAGTTTTCAGGATGACCTGTTGTCACCACCAATTTATACAAGGCCGGAATCTTACAAAGGTTTAGAAGTTCCTAAAATTCTTTTAAGCGGAAATTCTGGTAAAATCGAAGAATGGAGACATGATGAGGCATTAAGAATTACTCAGGAAAAACGTCCTGATCTTTTAAAATAA
- a CDS encoding endonuclease/exonuclease/phosphatase family protein codes for MELFAFYNVENLFLPDPPPNHRLDPTKSGLRNWDERKYRDKLHKISHVFQLMKEETGILPCMIGLSEISGRKVLEDLVEMSPFNSQYGIVHYNSMDERKVDVALLYDKSKIEIIDSEAITFFFEIVDKNPENYDTTRDVLFSKVKYKDDIINVFVAHLPSKREKDINQPKRNYILSEIRNRILQIVNVEKENVILCGDFNENPDDENLVNILFDNTHEKVLQNPFQELYSQKNYSAFHYKSGLLFDQILLSQSFFENDRALSFYDARIFKPEKLRSRNKMFNDRPFRTYAGTRYLGGYSDHFPVYVVLKK; via the coding sequence ATGGAATTGTTTGCTTTTTATAATGTAGAAAATCTATTTTTGCCGGATCCTCCTCCCAATCATAGGCTAGATCCCACCAAATCGGGACTTAGAAATTGGGACGAAAGAAAATACCGAGATAAGCTTCATAAAATATCTCACGTTTTCCAGCTGATGAAAGAAGAAACAGGTATTTTGCCGTGTATGATCGGCCTTTCGGAGATCTCAGGAAGAAAAGTCTTGGAAGATCTCGTAGAAATGAGCCCGTTTAATTCGCAATATGGTATTGTACATTACAACTCTATGGACGAGAGAAAGGTAGATGTTGCTTTGCTCTATGACAAATCTAAAATTGAGATCATCGATTCTGAAGCCATCACTTTCTTTTTTGAAATTGTAGATAAAAATCCTGAAAACTATGACACTACAAGAGATGTTTTGTTTTCAAAAGTAAAATATAAAGATGATATCATTAATGTTTTCGTAGCTCATTTGCCATCAAAACGTGAAAAAGATATTAATCAGCCCAAAAGAAATTATATTCTGAGCGAGATCAGAAACAGAATTCTTCAGATCGTGAATGTAGAAAAAGAAAATGTAATTCTGTGTGGGGATTTTAATGAAAATCCGGATGATGAAAATTTAGTGAATATTCTTTTTGATAATACGCACGAGAAAGTGTTGCAGAATCCTTTCCAGGAGTTGTACTCACAAAAGAATTACTCTGCTTTTCATTACAAATCTGGTCTGCTGTTTGATCAGATTCTTTTATCACAGTCTTTTTTTGAAAACGATCGTGCTTTATCTTTTTACGACGCAAGAATATTTAAGCCGGAAAAGCTTAGGAGCCGTAATAAAATGTTTAATGACAGACCCTTCAGAACCTATGCAGGAACCCGATATTTGGGTGGTTACAGCGATCATTTTCCTGTTTATGTAGTATTAAAGAAATAA